Proteins encoded within one genomic window of Gambusia affinis linkage group LG09, SWU_Gaff_1.0, whole genome shotgun sequence:
- the prelid1a gene encoding PRELI domain containing 1a: MGKYVCCTGLLKNTWDQVCIAFWQRYPNPYSNHVLTEDIIFREVTPSNCLISRRLLTKTSRAPRWMERYLPKHMTNSAYIIEDSVVDPQKRTMTTLTWNISHARLMSVEERCLYQINPENGSWTEIKREAWISSSLYGLSRAIQEFGLARFKNSVTKTMKGFEYVLSRMQGETPSRTLAETATERARETALAAKEKAKDLASHAQKKQYV, from the exons ATGGGCAAATACGTTTGCTGCACAGGTTTACTGAAAAACACCTGGGACCAAGTTTGCATTGCTTTCTGGCAACGTTATCCCAATCCTTACAG TAACCATGTCTTGACGGAGGACATCATCTTCAGAGAAGTTACTCCGTCCAACTGCCTCATTTCCAGACGTCTGTTGACCAAAACCAGCCGCGCACCTCGCTGGATGGAGCGGTACCTCCCAAAGCACATGACCAACTCGGCGTACATCATCGAGGACTCCGTCGTAGACCCTCAGAAACGGACCATGACCACTCTGACCTGGAACATCAGCCACGCTCGCCTCATG TCTGTGGAGGAGCGCTGTCTATACCAAATTAATCCAGAGAACGGCTCCTGGACGGAGATTAAACGGGAAGCCTGGATCTCTTCCAGTCTCTATGGGCTTTCTAGAGCTATTCAG gAATTTGGTCTGGCAAGGTTCAAGAATAGCGTCACAAAGACGATGAAAGGCTTTGAGTACGTGCTCTCCAGAATGCAAG gCGAAACTCCGTCCAGAACCTTGGCAGAGACCGCTACAGAGCGGGCAAGAGAGACAGCACTGGCAGCTAAAGAGAAAGCCAAGGACCTCGCCTCGCATGCTCAGAAGAAACAATACGTATGA
- the mxd3 gene encoding max dimerization protein 3 gives MEGNVCSIQVLLWAAEFVERKGREAEHGYASPPPLSPGNSDKRSKQKNKKISAAGGKRTVHNELEKNRRAQLRQCLEQLKKQVPHSTDSMRNTTLNLLRQAQLHIKKLQEQDERAEQLKDRLRWEQRELQVRLEQLQRGTERMRNNSQGSTMSSERSDSDREDVEVDVESIVFDCVDSDGLSIAHMDADHSYSSLDRAWL, from the exons ATGGAAGGAAATGTTTGCAGCATTCAGGTTCTCCTTTGGGCAGCCGAGTTCGTGGAGAGGAAAGGCCGAG AGGCTGAACATGGATATGCTTCGCCCCCGCCTCTCAGCCCCGGTAACTCGgataaaagaagcaaacagaagaacaaGAAGATTTCTGCTGCTGGCGGCAAAAG GACAGTTCACAATGAGCTGGAGAAAAACAG ACGAGCTCAGCTCAGGCAGTGCttggagcagctgaagaagcAGGTTCCTCACTCTACCGACTCCATGAGGAACACCACCCTGAACCTGCTGAGACAAGCTCAGCTTCACATAAAG AAGCTGCAGGAGCAGGACGAGCGTGCCGAGCAGCTGAAGGACCGCCTTCGCTGGGAGCAGAGGGAGCTGCAGGTTCGGCTGGAGCAGCTCCAGAGGGGAACGGAGAGGATGAGGAACAACAGCCAGGGGTCCACCATGTCCTCTGAGAGGTCGGACTCTGACAGAG AAGACGTGGAGGTGGATGTGGAAAGCATCGTGTTTGACTGCGTGGACTCTGACGGGCTGAGTATTGCACACATGGACGCAGACCACAGTTACTCCAGCTTGGACAGGGCCTGGCTATGA